The genomic DNA ACACGAGCGCGACCGCGGCGCGCCGCCGATGCACATCCATCGCACGATCGCCCATGCGCCCAATCTGCTGCGGCGCTTCTCCGCGATGGCGCTCGAGCTGCGCAACTGCACCGAGCTCGATCCGCGGCTGCGCGAACTCGCCCTGATGACGGTCGGGCGTATCGCCGGCGCCGAGTACGAATTCGTCCATCACTGGAATATCGCGCTGGGCGTGGGCGTGCGCCGCGAGCAACTCGAGCAGCTTGCGGACTTCGAGCGATCGTCGGTCTTCAGCGAACACGAGCGCGCGGTGATGCGCTATGCGGCCGAGGTTACCAGCAAGATCAAGGTGAGCGACCAGACCTTCGACGCGCTCCGTTCCTTTCTCGACAATCGCCGGATCATGGAGCTTGCGATGAGCGTCGCGTTCTACAACGCGGTGGTGCGAATCATCGTGCCTTTGGGCGTCGAGCTCGAAGCCGGCGCGCACAAGAACTGAACCGTCGCTCCCGTTCGCATGCCACCGCGCTGACAGGCAAACATCGTTCGCTCGCGAATTGACACTGCCGCGCGCCCAAGCGCATCGAACGATGCCGACCCGCCAAACGCTTGCTTGATAAGCCCAGCTTTTCTTGATCCGTGCTCGGATTAATGCGAAGCATGAATGGTACCCGACTCTATTCCAATGCGGAGATCTGCTGATGCCAGAATTCGACATTGTCATTAAGGACGGAATGATCGTCGATGGAACCCGCGCACCGCGCATCCGCGGCGACATCGGGATCAAGAACGGACGCATCGCCAGGATCGGGCGTATCGCGGCCGGCGAAGCCAAACAGGTCATCGACGCGCGCGGCCTTATCGTGGCCCCGGGCTTCATCGACCTCCACACTCACTATGATGCGCAGCTGTTCTGGGATCCGTGGCTCACGATCTCCGGATGGCACGGTGTGACCTCGGTGGTTATCGGAAACTGCGGCTTCGGTTTCGCGCCGGTCAAGCCGGGCGACGAAGAGCGCGCGATGCTGACGATGACGCGCACCGAGGCAATTCCGCTCGCCGCGATGAAGGCCGCCATGCCATGGGACTGGCACACCTATCCCGAATTTCTCGATCGCATCGAGCGCCTGCCCAAGGGCGTCAACGTGCTGCCCTACGTGCCGGTGAATCCGCTGATGGGCTATGTGATGGGGATCGAGCAATCCAAGACCGGCCGCATGCCGACCGACGATGAGCATCGCATGATGGCCCATCTGCTGAACGAAGCGATGGACGCGGGCGCCTATGGATGGTCGGCGCAGCGCCTGAAGCCCGACGGGCCGTCGGCCGTGCAGCGCGACTGGGACGGCTCGCCGATGAACACCGACGTGATGCACGACGAGACGTGCAAGGTTTTCGCCAAGGTGCTCGGCGATCGCGGCGAGGGCTTCCAGGAAATGACGCTCGCGAGCTGGAACCCCAAGGAAGACGCGCGCCACTACGAGGACCTGGCGAAAATCAGCGGCCGTCCGATCATGTTCGAGGCGGTGCAATCGCAGGACCGCTTCCCGCATCGCCATCGCAACATGATTCGATGGCTCGACCGGTGCCGCCAGAA from Candidatus Binataceae bacterium includes the following:
- a CDS encoding carboxymuconolactone decarboxylase family protein, which codes for MARLPYLKREDLDAEGHAVFDEHERDRGAPPMHIHRTIAHAPNLLRRFSAMALELRNCTELDPRLRELALMTVGRIAGAEYEFVHHWNIALGVGVRREQLEQLADFERSSVFSEHERAVMRYAAEVTSKIKVSDQTFDALRSFLDNRRIMELAMSVAFYNAVVRIIVPLGVELEAGAHKN
- a CDS encoding amidohydrolase family protein, with amino-acid sequence MPEFDIVIKDGMIVDGTRAPRIRGDIGIKNGRIARIGRIAAGEAKQVIDARGLIVAPGFIDLHTHYDAQLFWDPWLTISGWHGVTSVVIGNCGFGFAPVKPGDEERAMLTMTRTEAIPLAAMKAAMPWDWHTYPEFLDRIERLPKGVNVLPYVPVNPLMGYVMGIEQSKTGRMPTDDEHRMMAHLLNEAMDAGAYGWSAQRLKPDGPSAVQRDWDGSPMNTDVMHDETCKVFAKVLGDRGEGFQEMTLASWNPKEDARHYEDLAKISGRPIMFEAVQSQDRFPHRHRNMIRWLDRCRQNGIPVYGQGITTEAGLTFTFEDWNLFDDSDSWREVTTGTLEERKQKLADPSRRHGLKTNLPREGLITSFFDQIVITQVIDEKLRHLEGMTLRKAGERDGKDPVDVMCDLAVADNLKTEFFAPAINRDPALMKEIIDYPYITFGVSDGGAHTKFLTAGRYPTEGIATFVRERGWLTLEEIHWRLSALPAFCAGFKDRGFLREGAPADIVIYDFEKLGVGPVEIVHDLPGNEWRRVQRAEGYRHILVNGAITFTESECTGATPGKLLRHGVAA